One Drechmeria coniospora strain ARSEF 6962 chromosome 01, whole genome shotgun sequence genomic region harbors:
- a CDS encoding zn 2cys6 transcription factor, which yields MATPADPPWRAAFLSDVERMDSPTFVLSALGQSNGAPLSWSSSSSPPSPRDHPPRPSIMVPRARTVVFRGMWACLPVNGKNPAELNADVFTSYLPTITTDVRMQKSSELVSGDGAGNPVEAVFWAAEAKNQWRLRGRAYLLGPDIDSEAAAPVRAAIKPYMRPRGTGAGTDVGGPWSWSRELTAHFGNLSPLMRGTFKNPPPGTPLACMADQGFGLGAEVHDLDDELARRNFRVVVIVPDEIDRVDLSEPARVRRWSYSRERASEDGWRVTELWP from the coding sequence ATGGCAACGCCAGCCGACCCCCCTTGGagggccgccttcctctCCGATGTCGAGCGGATGGATTCGCCGACGTTTGTTCTCAGCGCACTCGGCCAATCCAACGGCGCGCCATTGTCAtggtcctcgtcatcctccccCCCAAGTCCACGGGatcatcctcctcgaccctccATCATGGTCCCGCGTGCGCGTACCGTCGTCTTTCGCGGCATGTGGGCTTGCCTCCCCGTGAACGGCAAAAACCCAGCCGAGCTCAACGCGGACGTATTTACGAGCTACCTTCCCACCATAACCACCGACGTCCGCATGCAAAAGTCGTCCGAGCTCGTGTCCGGAGACGGTGCCGGCAaccccgtcgaggccgttTTCTGGGCCGCCGAAGCCAAGAACCAATGGCGCCTCCGCGGCCGGGCCTACCTTCTCGGCCCGGACATAGActccgaggcggcggcgcctgtGAGGGCCGCCATCAAGCCCTACATGCGGCCGCGCGGtaccggcgccggcaccgacgtcggcggACCCTGGAGCTGGAGCAGGGAGTTGACGGCACATTTTGGCAACCTCAGCCCTTTGATGCGGGGCACCTTCAAGAACCCGCCTCCCGGCACGCCTCTTGCTTGCATGGCCGACCAAGGATTCGGGCTTGGCGCCGAGGTgcacgacctcgacgacgagctagCGCGCCGGAACTTCCGCGTGGTTGTCATCGTGCCAGACGAGATCGACAGGGTCGACCTGTCAGAGCCGGCCAGAGTCCGGAGGTGGAGTTACAGCCGAGAAAGGGCCAGCGAAGACGGCTGGAGAGTGACGGAGCTGTGGCCATGA